The sequence below is a genomic window from Caldisericum sp..
GGCTTGCAATAACAATGAAGGAAGAAGGGATGGAAGTGCATGAGTTTATTTACTTTATAGGGAAGGATGAAGCAATAGCGAGGCTAACAAAGGTGCTGGAGGTCTTAAATGCTTAAGGTTTATAATGACCTTACAAGAAAACTTGAAGAATTTACAACCCGTGAAAAAGGCAAGGTTTATATGTATGTATGTGGGCTTACGCCATATGATTATGCTCATGCAGGACACGGACGTTCTGCTGTGGTATACGATGTAATGCATAGATATCTTACCTATCTTGGATATGAAGTTATTCATATTTCAAACTTTACGGATATTGATGACAAAATCATCGAAAGATCAAATGAACTCAAGGTAAACTTTAAGGAACTTGCAGAAAAGTATGCTTCAATCTATCTTGAAGACCTTAAGAAACTGAATGTATTGCCTCTCTATGCATATCCACGAGCAACCGAGTTTATAGAGGATATTATTGAAATGGTAAAGGTACTTGTCGAAAAAGGGTACGCATACGAGATATCCGATGGTGTATATTATGATGTGACAAAGTTTAAGGACTATGGGAAACTTTCTCACAGGAATTTAGAAGAACTCCAGGCAGGCGCAAGGATTGAGGTAAACCCGGAAAAGAGAAACCCGCTTGATTTTGCACTCTGGAAAAAGGCAAAAGAAGGTGAACCTTTCTGGGATAGCCCCTGGGGTAAAGGAAGACCAGGCTGGCATATAGAGTGTTCTGCGATGACTCTAAAAATACTTGGCAACTCTTTTGATATTCATGGTGGCGGTGACGATCTTATATTCCCTCACCACGAAAATGAGATTGCTCAGTCCGAAGCGTATACTGGTGTTGAGCCTTTCGTGAGATTCTGGGTTCACAATGGAATGCTTAATGTAAACAGAGAAAAAATGAGTAAGTCCCTTCGGAACTTCTTTAATCTTCATACGCTTCTTGAGGATTACGACGGAGAGGTTTTAAGGCTTTTCTATATATCAGTCTCCTACAGAAAGCCTTTGAATTTTGACCTTGAAGGGTTGGAAGTTGCTCGTAAAAACTACGAGTATCTTCATAATAGTTATCTCGAGTTGAAAAAGTATCTTAACAGGGCTACATCAGGAGATATGTCTATAAAAGAGCAAATATTAAAGTGGAAAGAACAATTTATGGAAGCAATGGATGATGATTTTAATACACCAGTTGCTATCTCAGTTTTGTTCGAAATATTTAGATTTTTCAATGCAAACAAGGATAGTATCTCAAAAGACGACCTTGCAATGCTTAATAATGTTCTCAAGGATATGTTTTATATTCTTGGCTTTGATAGGATTGGGGAGGAAAGAAATATTGATTTCTCATTTAAGGAAAAAATTTCAAAGGTTTTGGAAGAATTTTTGAAGGATGAAAGCATAAAAGAAGCGCTTTCTCAAAAAGAATTAGACGATCCTATCGAAGCTCTTAATGCATTAATTGAGGTAAGAAATAAGTTTAGAAAAGAGAAGAACTTCGCTCTTTCTGACAAAATAAGGGATGGGCTTAAGGAGATAGGAATAATTTTAGAAGACACGAAAGATGGTACAAAATATAGATTAGAGGCGACAAATGGATAAAATT
It includes:
- a CDS encoding cysteine--tRNA ligase, which gives rise to MLKVYNDLTRKLEEFTTREKGKVYMYVCGLTPYDYAHAGHGRSAVVYDVMHRYLTYLGYEVIHISNFTDIDDKIIERSNELKVNFKELAEKYASIYLEDLKKLNVLPLYAYPRATEFIEDIIEMVKVLVEKGYAYEISDGVYYDVTKFKDYGKLSHRNLEELQAGARIEVNPEKRNPLDFALWKKAKEGEPFWDSPWGKGRPGWHIECSAMTLKILGNSFDIHGGGDDLIFPHHENEIAQSEAYTGVEPFVRFWVHNGMLNVNREKMSKSLRNFFNLHTLLEDYDGEVLRLFYISVSYRKPLNFDLEGLEVARKNYEYLHNSYLELKKYLNRATSGDMSIKEQILKWKEQFMEAMDDDFNTPVAISVLFEIFRFFNANKDSISKDDLAMLNNVLKDMFYILGFDRIGEERNIDFSFKEKISKVLEEFLKDESIKEALSQKELDDPIEALNALIEVRNKFRKEKNFALSDKIRDGLKEIGIILEDTKDGTKYRLEATNG